Genomic window (Armatimonadota bacterium):
CGGCGGCATCGCCACTTCGATGCCCTTGTACTCGCCCATCTCGACGACCGGAGGCAGCGGCACCTTGGCCGTGTACTCCATCTCGGCAGGTTCGCGGACGAACTTCGTCACGTTGACGGCGGGGGTGTTGTCCGCCTTGAGGCCCTCGTCCTCCATCGCCTTCTTGAGAGTGTCGCGGACCACGGTCTCGACCGCCGTCCGGGCGAGCTCTTCCGGGTCGACCAGCTTCTCGACGACCGCTTGGGGCGCCGTCCCCGGTCGGAAGCCGGGCACCTTCATCTTCTTGGCGAACTCGCGCGACGCCTTGGTGAAGCCGCTCGCGATCTGCTCGGGCGTACAGACGACGTCGAGCTTGATGGTGCTGGCGTTCAGGTCTTCTCTCGTAACGCGCATGGTGGAAGGAGCGGTCGTGCTCATGGACGAATCTGCGAGTCTACCTTGGCGCCGGGCCGGGCCCTGGCCACAGAAGGTTACCGGCGCGCCGAACCTGGAGCGACGTCCGGACAGGCTCGGAGCGGATCTGGGGCGGGGGGTATCCTGCCGGGCCGTGTCCGAGCTGCTCGCCGCCCAGTTGATCCGCGACGTCCCTGACTTTCCGAAGCCCGGGATCCTCTTCAAGGACGTCGCACCGGTCATGATGAGCGCCCCGGCCATGCAGGAGGTCGTCGACCTTCTCGCCGACGACGCCAAGGCCTCTGGGGCCGAAGTCATCGTCGGCATCGAGAGCCGGGGGTTCGTGTTCGGCGTCCCTGTCGCCCTCCAACTCGGACTTCCCTTCGCCATGACCCGGAAGCTGGGCAAGCTGCCCTTCGACCGCATCACCGAGGAATACGCGCTCGAATACGGCACGAACACGATCGAGATGCACGTCGACGCCATCGACCCTGGCCAGCGCGCCTATATCATCGACGACCTGCTCGCCACCGGAGGCACCGCCGCCGCCGCTGCCCGGCTGATCGAACGCCTCAACGGATCGGTCTGCGGCATGGGGTTCATGGTCGAGCTCGTCTTCCTCGAGGGCCGGAAGAACCTGCTCGGTTACCAGACGCGCACCTTGATCCAGTATTGAGACCTTGAATTGACACGGTAAGCGCCCTATCGCCACACTAGGGCGGTCATGGCGCAGTGGGCCGAGTTCCGGAACGGCGCGCGTGCCATCGCCTTCCTCTCTTGGCGTCAGACCGTCAACAAGAACCTTCGGAAATGGCGGACTCAGAGGGCCGTTTCTGGCATCACGTTGCTGCTGCAGGCGGCGATGGTCATCGGTTTCATTTATTTACTGTCGGTCCGTCCCTATGATCCGACGCCCGTGGTCTTCGACCCCGGTCGGATCGAAGGTCTTCAGAGGGGCGGCTTCATCGTCGGCCTGTTCGTCGCAGGGTGCTTTTTCGTCACCTGTTTGCTGAGGGGGACGTCGTTCACGCGCGAGGACGCCGACGTCTTGTTCCCCACCCCCGTTCCGAACGCCGTCCTGATCGCGTGGAAGATGACGTGGGTCTGGAGCGTCTTCGTGGTCGTGTTCCTGTGCGCGCTGCCCACGTGGCACGGTCGCCCCGTATGGTTTATGGGCGGCCTCATCGACGCGTCTCTGGTCGCCCTCGTCCGCGACAGCGTCCTTTCCCTCCTCTTCTTCGCCTCGGTGGCCGCGTCCTGGTCATGGGGGATCGGCCTCGCCTTGCTGTCCGACGAGGACCGGTTCTCCGGACTGAGAAAGCTCACGGGGACGCTGGGATTTGGCTTCATGGCCCTGGCGGGCGGCGCCCTTGTCGGATCCGTGGCAGAAGGGCCCTGGCGCTGGGCTGCGGAATTCATGGACCGACCTTGGATCCATGCTCTGTTTTGGCCGATCGACCTCTTCCTCCGCCTCGCGACGCACGAGGCGATGGGCTATGGACGGTACGCGCTCGCCGACCTGGCGGCCGTGCTCGTGCTCCAGTTCGGAGGCCTTTGGATGGCGTACGCCATGCGGGGCCATGTCTGTCATGTTTCCTCTCGGAACCTTCACGGCGTGCCGCTCGGACACTCGCACGTCGAGGAGACGACGGGCAAGCCCGACAAGCAAGGCTGGATATGGCGCCGGCGGCAAGTCGCGGCCAAGAAAACCGTCCGGGGCCTTGACGCCGTTTGGTGGCGGGCCCAAGTGCAGGCGTACGGCCTGACCCCTTGGTGGTGGGGCGCCCTCTTGGTCGTCCTCGTCCTCGCCCCGATCGGATTGACCGCCTCGATGGGCCATAGGTTCGGAGGTCTGATGGCGGCGCTCGTCGTTCCTGCCGTGATGCTTACGCGGGAACAGTCCTTGGCACAGACGGCCCAACTGGCCAAGTCCCTTCCGTTCGAGCTCCGCAGCCTTCTCGCCATGGACCTCAAGATCACGACCCTTCCCATGATCGCGATCATGGAAGCGGCCAACCTCGTCCACGTTCTGCTCGGCACGTACCCGCCCTTCGCGGCCTTGGCCGTCGCGGTGATGGTCCCGCCCGCCCTGATCCTCCATAACACGGTCGGTCTGTACGTCCAATTCAGCGACGTGAAACCGCAACACGTCTCCGGGTCGTTGATGTACGTCCGGATCCTGGCCCACGCAGTGTGGGCCTTCGTCATCGCCTTCACGGCCTGGACGTGGAATTGGCCCGCCTTGTTCTCTGTACCGATCGCCGTCGTGTACTGCCTCGTCGTCAGCACCTTGGCCTGGCGCAGCGCAGTACGGCTGTTCGAAGCCTATTGTCCGGTCGAATACTCGATGGATTGACGCGGTCCGGAGATAACCCTGCCCGCCCGCTCGTCAAGGCGGGTCAAGGACGTCCGTCGAGCCCCTGGTCCGGCTCTAGGACTTGCCTTTGGGAGGAGCCTCGACGACTTCGCACTCGACGTCCTCGATACAGCCTTGCGGCCACTGGCCGTCGCTCGAAGTCCGCCACTCGTCGTCGACGATCTCGGCGTCCGTCACGAGGCTCGCGTCGAGGCACCGCCAGTTGTTCCTCGAGCCCTTGCTCACCGTGCCCGTCGAAGACGGGCCCTTGACCTGGTAGGCCAAAACGAAGGTCTTTCCGTCCCGCTGTCCCAGGGCGTGGGGACAGACTTGCCGCTCCTCGCCGTTGTAGTTCAATCGGACGGACTTGCGTCCGGCGATCGCGTCGCGCAGAACGTCGACGGCGCTCATCCCTTACTCCTGACGGTGTGGGACCGGTCGGTCCCGCGCACGGCCGCACATCGGGTCGCGCAGCGGTCGGTCGGTGTGGTGGTCATGGTCGGTCGGCTTGGTTCCGACCCTGGCCCGTGCGGGGCAGGGTCGGAACCGTCGTCAGGCTTACCAGCGGCGTCCGCCGCCACCGCCGCCGCGGTAGCCGCCACGGCCACCGCCACCGCCGCCGCCGCCACGGTCTTCGCGCGGCTTGGCCTCGTTCACGGTCAGCGTCCGGCCGTCCATGATCGAATTGTGCTTCTCGCTGACGGCCGCCTCGAAACTCTCGGCGTCGACGTCGATGAATCCGAAACCGCGGCCCTCGATGATGCGCGCGTTCGAAGCGTTATAAGCAGCGAAGTACGAAGTCAACGAACGCTCGTCGGCCGAATAGGGGAGGTTCCCCACGTAAAGGGTCTTGATAGCCATGTTGTCTTGATCGTCCTGTCGGATACCGTTGCGGTTCAGAGGGTGAGGGGAAGTGTCAGTGAACCGCCGGGCAGGCAAAACTCAGTGGACAAAAGCCGTCGCTGTGAAACGTAACTCCCAACACTCTACAGGTCTTTTGCCGGTAGCGGACGCTGAACGGCCCAGCTTGAGCCTGAATCTGGACGTCGCCCCTTCGCCTCTCAGGACTCCGGGTCCACATCGTAGCTCACCCCCTCTCCTTGCGCGATGACCGTGCGCGGAGGGAGAGGGGGGCGGGGGGTGGAGGTTCGGATGCGGAACGATCGTGAGCGGCGCCGCTGCCCATGCGGTCGCCTCCCAAGACTCGGTGGACTGGGCCCACGGACCGAATGCGGACTGAAGTCCGCGCTCCAAACGAGGTCCGAACGCGCAACGAACGCGCTTCAAACGCGCTACGAACGCGCTCTCGACGATCGACTTGCACAGCGAAAGCCGTGTATCGTCACACCCATGACCGACCGCGACGACGGCAAGTGCCAGGTCACCTTCCGGTTCCAGTGCACCAAAACGTGGCACGGACTCCAGAGCACGGACGACCCCCTCGTCCACTTTTGTGACACCTGCCGAAGGGACGTCCACTTCGCGCCGACGGTCGAGGACGTCGAGCGGCTCGCTCAAGAGGGCAAGTGCGTCGCCTTCCGTTCAGAGAGCGTCATGCTGGTCGGCGACGTCGACTTCGGCCGGTCCTTCAACGCGGCCTACCTGAACGAAGCCGCGCGAAGGGCCGAGCCGCAACCCGACGACGGACCGGCGACCGAAGACCACAACGAGTGAGCCCGGCCGCAACCCGTGCGGCCCCAGCCCTCACGCCGCCTGCCGGCGCCGCTGCGGATCCTTGGTCCGGCGGGTCTCGCGCAGGGGTTGCGTCATCGCCCGCTCGATGTCCCAGCCGCCCATCAACCGCTTCACCAGTTGCTCCAGGTCCACCGCGCAGCGCGGATCGTTGGCCCACCGCTTCACCGGCTTCACCTCGCCGAACGCGATGAAATTCTTGTTCCGGACGGCGGTCTTGCCCCGCTGTGCGCCATAGCCCATGAGGGGCGTCTTCAAGGCTTCCTCCACCGACCAACCGTTCTTCAATCGGGCGCTCAGGGTGCCGACGCTGACCACGCAACGCGGGTCGCGCGCCCAGTCCGCGAGGCCCTTCTTCTCGCCGAACGCCTCCCAGACGGGCAGCGGACGGAACAGTCCGTCCGACGGGCCCTGGCTTCCGTCCGCCCGTGTGCCCATGGGCGAAGTGAGCGCGCGCTCGAGCGGCCATCCTTTGCCCAGCCTTCTGTACAACACAGGCACGGTCGTCACGCACCTGGGGTCGCGCGACCACGCGGCGACGTTCTTCGTTTCGCCAAAGGCGGTGAGCACTTTCCCCTCGTCCGGACGTTTGGGGACTGCACGCTTCACGCCCACCGGGGCCGTCATCGCCTCCTCCGCCGTGTAGTCCTTCGACACCCTTGCCTTCAAAGCGTTGAAGGTGACGAGACACCGTGGGTCGTCGGCCCATAGCCGCAGTGTCTTGGTCTCGCCCCAGGCCGTGAGGTACCGGCTCGACTTCGCCACCATCCGGCTGCGGTCGCCGACCGCGGTCGTCACCGCCTCCTCGGGCGTCCATCCCCATTTCAACCTGCGCTTCAGTTCTTCCAAAGACGGCCGGCACCGGGGGTCGTCGGCCCATTCGGCAACGGTCTTCGTCTCTCCGAAGACCGTTAAGGGCCGCGCCAACGAAGGGTTCGTGGCCCGACGTCGGACGGCGTCCGTCTTGGGGGTCGTGACCGCACGTTCCGGCTCCCAGCCTGTGCGAAGACGCTGGGCCAAGAGGTCCCGCGAGACGGTGCAGCGGTCGTCCTGCGTCCAAGCGGTGAGTCTCTTCCGCTCGCCAAAAGCCTTGCACCAAATGGGGTCGACCGTGTGCTTCCTCACCTTTCCGGGCCTTCGGGCGCACTTGGGCGTCGTCAAGGCGGCCTTGGGCTTCCAACCCCGGTCGAGCCGGCCCGCGAGGACGGTGAGGTCGACTTGGCACCTTGGGTCACGCGACCAGGAGAGGAGGGTCTTGTCCTTGCCGAAGATCGTGATCTTGCGCCCTTTCCACTTGGCTGCGATCCGGCGGCGTCGGGCCTTTTTGCTTTGCGGCACGGCGAGGGCCCGTCCGTCGTGTCGACCGGATGCGGCCCGGTCCTGCAACGACTTCGGAGCCGATCGGGTTCCCCGACCTTGATCATGCGCCGAAGCCTTTGCAGCGCCCGCGAGACTCTTGGACCGAGCGTGGACTTGAGAGGGGCCAGGCAGACTGACGGCTTCGTGCGTCGAAAGGCCCTTCTTGATGCGACTGCGGATCGTGCTCGTGCTGACCGAACAACGGGGGTCGCGCGACCACTCTGCGATGGTCTTCGACTCTCCGAACGCGGACAGACGCCGCCCTGACCGACCCTTGGTCCCGGGCGGCACCGGTTTGGTGACCGCTCGCTCGGGGTCCATACCCTCCTCCAGCCTGTCGCGCAAACGACAGACAGAGACCGTGCACCGCTCGTCCCGGGCCCAATCGGACAGGCACTTCGTTTCGCCGAACGCCGTCACGAGCCGACCGTTCTTTCTTCCTTCGGGCCGGTGCCACCTCGCGTCGAGGACGTCCTCTGGCGGCCATCCCCTTGAGAGCCGCAGTTCGATCATGGACAGTCTTACGGTGCACCGCGGATCGAGGCTCCACTCCCGGAGCGTCTTCGTCTCGCCCCATGCGGTCAGGAGCTCGTCCGGCGAGCGGCGTTCCCGCACGGGTGGGCTCGTCCGGCCGCTGTCCTCTCGTTCCTGTGCGACCGCCCGGACGACGTGCACCGGCCGCGTCACGGCTTCCTCGGCGTCCTCGCCCTGCTCGAGTCGTCGCAGGACGGTCTCTTCGTCGACGGGACACCGCTTGTCGCAGAACCAGTCGCGCACGGTCTTCGTCTCACCGAAGATCGTGAGCCTTGTATGCCGGGTGAACTCCTCGGTCCGGACGTCCATACCGGATATCTTCGGAGGGTTTGGTCGAAAGCTGGAGGGGTTTGTGAGGGTTTTATCCTCGAAGACGTCTTGGGGCTGCTCCGGTCAGACGGCATCGCAGGCACACGCTAGGCACACGGTCGGCACACGCCCGGCACACGGGACGGTCTGCCGTTCATGCGCCTCAAAAGTGCCGGCCGAAGGGCTGAGCGCTAAGGATCGAGAGCCGGAAAGCCGAAGATCACAAGGTGATCACGATCTTGGACGACCGATTATCGACGACCGACACGCGGTGCGCCTGACATGGCCAAGCTGAAGACGGGCGTCGGGATCGCGTCGATCTCGGGGACCAGCGGGAGCGCGGTGTTCGCGACCCGCCGTGACGGGTCGGTGATCCTGCGCGAGCGGCCGAGTCCGAGCGGCCGGACGACGGCCGCCCAACGCGAAGCGCGCGACACCTTCGCCCGGGCCTCCGCGGCATGGCGCGGGCTCACCCTCGAAGAGCAATCGGCGTGGCTGCAGTGGGCGCGGGCGACCGACCCGTTCGCCGGGGCGAGCGGCGCCGCCAACGCCTTCCGGTCACTGGCGGTCAGATGGTACGGCGTGAACGGACCGGACGGGGACGGTCCCTCTGCCCCACGACCGCCGCGCCAAGGGACACCGCGACGAACGACGGCATCCGGAGCCCCCTCCTCGTGTGCAGGGGCTGTCACCGCAGGTGAGCCTGTCCCGAGCAAAGTCGAGGGATGCCCCGAACATGAGGAGGGGGTTGGGGGTGGAGCCGCTCCGGGCTTCATACCGGGTTCCCAAAGAACGGCCGATGGACCCGAACCTGAAACTTGGAAGGCACCTGACGTCCAGCCGGGGCAAAACCGTCCGTTTCCAGTTACGGACTTCCTGGAGGGACGGCTCCATCCCCTAACCCCTTCCTCATGTGTCCGGCACGAACCATCCGGTCCACACGAGGAAGGGGGACTCGGAGTCGGTCCACCTCGCCTTCCGCCTCTTGCACCGTTTGGTGGAGACGCGGTCGTCGTCTTAACAGCGGGGACTTCGGTCGGGATCCGTTTCACGGCCGACCGGGCCAACGCGCTCGGGGTCGTGACCGAACTCCTGGCGGTCAAGGTCGTTTCGGGCCTTTCCGCACCTCGAGACCGCGATTTTCGCGTCGTGGGGCGGGTCGTGTTCACCGAAGCGGGACAGTCCGTCGATGTCCCGCTGAAGCGTGGGCGCTACGCCGTGGCCGTGCGGTTCGTCCTGGCGGCGACGGGCCAGGCGACCGAGGTGTTGCGTGGCGGCTTTGTCGAGGCAGGTTAGGACGGTCATTCCGCGTCGGTTGTGGGGAGGGCCTTGCTCGAAGGTCTCGACCCTTGGATCGCTCTCCCACCGATCCAAGCAGCGGGAAGATTCACCCTTAGCCCCCTCCGTCCTTCGGACACCTCCCCCGGTGCCTGGCACATGACATCCAGGAACCAGGGGAGGATCTTGGGACTGGAACCGATTCTCGAGTTCCGGAGGTCCTCCCCTGCTTTCCCGATGTCTCGTGCGGGACAGCGGGGGAGGTGGACGGCGGATGGCTCGTGCCGTCGGACGGAGGGGGTGCGGACAACGAGTCCTCGCAGGCCGGCCCCCTCCGTCGCTGCGTGCCACCTCCCGCGTGAGAGGCACGGACCGGCCTCGACCAGGGGAGGATCTTGGGGAGGGTTCACGGACCCTGGCGGTAGGTGATGCCGTAAACCTTTTTGGCCGACTGGATCCGTCCCGTCATCGCTTTACCGCGGTCCAGGTCGGCGGGGAGGTTCGTGTCCCAAGGACGGTAGACCTTGTAGTCGTCAAACCCGCGGCGTACGGCTTTGACCTCCCAGTCGAACTCGTAGCCACCGTGGCCCTGCCAGAGCTCGCGCACTTCGAACGACGTCAACGACTTGCGCACGACCGCGAGGCCTTTCGAACTTTCGCTCAGGGGCGTCAGCTGGACGGTCATGCCCTCGGAGACCGCGACGTTCTTGAAGTGGGCGGGCAGGGAGACCGTGACCCGTCCGTTGACGAGCCTGGCGGTGCCGCGGATGTAAGCGGCGGCTTCGGGCCCCTCGAGAGAGGCGTAAACGATGTCGCGGTGGACGTCGTCGGGGTCAGGCTGCACGAAGTTCTTGACGTCGGCCGAAATTCTCCCGATACCGTCAGTCGGGATCACGGCCTGGACGCGCATGACATTGTCCCGCATCAAGAACAACAATTGGGTGTTGCTGATCGCGCGCATGGCCGAAGCGTTTCCCGTCCCGTTCCCGATGCACCGGAACTCGCTACCGCCGACGTTGGTCGTGACGTCATAGACCTTTTCGTTGTCGACATTGAAGCCTTCGATCGGACCGACGTACTGCTGCGTCGTGCCGGAGAACACCGCCGCGCGCCCGGAGGTGCTCGTCGCGAAGAGCGCCGTAGCCCCAGGATTGTTGGCCACCGCCAAGACGCCGATGCCTGCACTGCCGTTCGATCCTCCCCGGACGCCGGTGTCGAACTGCGCAAAGCCCTCCACGCCGTAGCCGTGGTCCGAGCGGCTTTCTCCGTAGACGCCCTTCCCCACTCCGACCGCGTTGGTCGCCGTTCCGCGGACGGCGATGCCGTTTTTGCCCGCTGAGCTGAAGGAAGCCCCGATGCCGGCGATGTCGGTCGCGTTGTTGTTGCCGATGACGGGGATCGTGGAGTTGAGGCTGGTGACGTTCACTTGCCCCGCCCGGAACGTGCCCTTGATGTTCGCGTGACCGACCTGAGCGGTCCCTGGCGTCGCATCTTGAAGGAAAACATTTCCGATGACCGCCTGTACGCCCTGGTCTTGGGCGATGGCGACGGCGGCGAGGACGATGACAGCGGTGGCGGTGAGAAGGACGGGGCCGTGCTTCATACCGTCCATTAAACTGCACGGCAGTGAAAGCGAGCCACGACTTTCGACAGGTCGTTCGGGGCACGGCCGTCAGGCCGCTTTCTTTTGACCTTCGGACCAGGTGCCTCGTTGCGCGACGTCTTCGCGGACGGTCCGCGAAGACTCGATGATCTCGATCCGGCCCGTGCGGAGGTTCCGGGCCGCGTATGGGAGACGTTGCCGGCCGAAGCCGCGCACCAGTCGTCCGTACGGACCGTACGTCATGCCCCCCTTTCAATCCGGTTTTGGCGGCCTTTGATCCCTGGATCCGAGCTTTGTGTGACCCTGACGATCGGAGGCACCAACCCAGGACGATGCGAAAGTCCCAATATTTCAAGAAATGTTGAAACGTGTGATACAGTGACGACATGGCCGAACGGGCGACGGTGGAGATGTTCAAAGCGCTGGGAGACCCCACGCGATTGCGCATCTTCGACTTCCTGAGAGGGTGCTGCTGCCCGGTGGCGGTCGGTGACGAAGGCGAGGTGCGACCGATGGCCGGTCCGACCGCGGGCGAGGTCTGTTGCCACGTGACCGGGGCGGACAAGATCACGTCGGCGGTGAGTTTCCATCTCAAGGAACTGCGCAACGCCGGGCTTGTCCGGATGGAAAAGCGCGGGAAGCACATGGTTTGCGCCGTCGAACCCGCCGCCCTCGAGGCCTTGGCCGCGTACTTCCGCCCAGAGGGGCCGGGTGCCGCGTGCTGCGAGGACAACTGACATGAGCGAAACGAAACTGACCGAACGGGACGACGTGCGCGAGCTCGTCAAAGCGAAATACGGCGAGGCCGCCCTCCGCGTGCTTTCAGGCCAAGGCGGATCGTGCTGCGGGACCAACACCGTCATGGACGACGTCTGCTGCGGGGAGCGGCACACGGAAGGAGAGTGCTGCAGCAACACGAAGGACCCCATCACGAGCGACCTCTATTCCGATACGGAAGCTTCGGAGATTCCCGAATCGGCGATCCTGGCTTCGCTCGGGTGCGGCAACCCTACGGCCTTGGCGCAACTGTCGCCGGGCGAGACCGTCCTCGACCTGGGCAGCGGCGGCGGTATCGACGTGCTGCTCTCGGCGAAGCGGGTCGGCCCGACCGGCTTCGCGTACGGCCTCGACATGACGGACGAGATGCTGGAGTTGGCCGAACGGAACAAGGCCGAGGCGGGTGCCGAGAACGTCACGTTCCTCAAGGGCCACATCGAGGAGATCCCGCTTCCGGACGCCAGCGTGGACGTGATCATCAGCAACTGCGTCATCAACCTCAGCGCGGACAAAGACCAGGTGCTCCGCGAAGCCTTCAGGGTCCTGAAGCCGGGCGGACGGTTCGCCGTCTCCGACGTGGTCGTAGAAAGCGAGCTCCCTGAAGCCGTGCGCAAAGATATGGAGAT
Coding sequences:
- a CDS encoding adenine phosphoribosyltransferase, whose protein sequence is MDESASLPWRRAGPWPQKVTGAPNLERRPDRLGADLGRGVSCRAVSELLAAQLIRDVPDFPKPGILFKDVAPVMMSAPAMQEVVDLLADDAKASGAEVIVGIESRGFVFGVPVALQLGLPFAMTRKLGKLPFDRITEEYALEYGTNTIEMHVDAIDPGQRAYIIDDLLATGGTAAAAARLIERLNGSVCGMGFMVELVFLEGRKNLLGYQTRTLIQY
- a CDS encoding RNA-binding protein, with the protein product MAIKTLYVGNLPYSADERSLTSYFAAYNASNARIIEGRGFGFIDVDAESFEAAVSEKHNSIMDGRTLTVNEAKPREDRGGGGGGGGRGGYRGGGGGGRRW
- a CDS encoding helix-turn-helix transcriptional regulator encodes the protein MAERATVEMFKALGDPTRLRIFDFLRGCCCPVAVGDEGEVRPMAGPTAGEVCCHVTGADKITSAVSFHLKELRNAGLVRMEKRGKHMVCAVEPAALEALAAYFRPEGPGAACCEDN
- a CDS encoding arsenite methyltransferase → MSETKLTERDDVRELVKAKYGEAALRVLSGQGGSCCGTNTVMDDVCCGERHTEGECCSNTKDPITSDLYSDTEASEIPESAILASLGCGNPTALAQLSPGETVLDLGSGGGIDVLLSAKRVGPTGFAYGLDMTDEMLELAERNKAEAGAENVTFLKGHIEEIPLPDASVDVIISNCVINLSADKDQVLREAFRVLKPGGRFAVSDVVVESELPEAVRKDMEMYVGCVSGALEHDEYLSKLTAAGFVDAGIEPTRRYSFSHLEGSWAPKGVAGMTEDQKRELDGKIYGAFIRATKP